The Apium graveolens cultivar Ventura chromosome 11, ASM990537v1, whole genome shotgun sequence genome has a window encoding:
- the LOC141698220 gene encoding pentatricopeptide repeat-containing protein At3g16610 — protein MSCAAARRGINTTRTISLVEPYDYIQLIHHCISSKSLSLAKTIHQQLYKTQLINNPVLLEKLTRLYITCNQFSLARRLFNTISVPVKKSDVVIWNHLIRGYAWEGPYNEAIDLYSEMIHIGVRPNKYTYPFVLKACAGLQAVDDGKLVHHHAETNGFDKDVFVSTALVDFYVKCGCLEDARKVFDGMCDRDVVAWNAMIAGASLHGLYEEMIELVVRMQDAGLGLNSSTVVSVLPAIGESSVLSNGKAVHGYCVRRAFSGEVMVGTGLLDMYAKCGWLEYARRIFGTMGVKNEVSWSAMIGACVICDSTREALAFYDRMIIENAVNPSPVVLGIVLRACAKLIDLSKGRRIHGYLMKAGSLVDLMVGNTLLSMYAKCGIIDDATKFLNEMDWKDSVSFSALISGCVQNGYAEVALKTFQRMQVSKIRPDVATMIGFLPACSYLAALQHGACGHSYSIVLGFTADTSICNALTDMYCKCGKVDVARLVFDRMHTRDIVSWNAMIVGYGVHGLGTEAILMFNKMAAEGWKPDDVTFIGLLSACSHSGLVADGKRFFLSMTQEFEIFPRTEHYLCMVDLLGRAGLLNEAQDFIKMMPIQPDVRIWSALLAACRVHKNVELGEVVSKKVHSLGPESTGNFVLLSNIYSAAGRWDDAADVRNLQRDCGYKKMPGCSWVEINGTIHAFVGGDKSHQHWEEIVKKLEELLGDIKKMGYSVESSFVLHDVEEEEKERILLYHSEKLAVAFAILTLSPSKPILVTKNLRVCGDCHLALTYISMIEKREIIIRDASRFHHFRSGTCSCGGFW, from the coding sequence ATGTCATGCGCAGCAGCTAGGCGGGGAATCAACACCACCCGAACAATCTCCTTAGTTGAACCCTACGATTACATTCAACTTATACACCATTGTATATCCTCTAAATCATTAAGTCTAGCCAAAACAATCCACCAGCAACTTTACAAAACCCAGCTTATTAACAACCCTGTTCTACTAGAAAAGCTCACTCGTTTATACATTACATGTAATCAATTTTCTCTTGCCCGTCGCTTATTTAATACAATCTCAGTGCCTGTCAAAAAGTCTGATGTTGTTATTTGGAACCACTTGATTAGAGGGTATGCTTGGGAAGGCCCATACAATGAAGCTATTGATTTGTATAGTGAAATGATTCATATTGGGGTTAGGCCTAATAAATATACTTACCCTTTTGTTCTTAAAGCTTGTGCTGGTTTACAAGCTGTTGATGATGGTAAATTGGTTCATCATCATGCGGAGACAAATGGGTTTGATAAGGATGTTTTTGTTTCGACTGCTTTGGTTGATTTTTATGTGAAATGTGGGTGTTTAGAGGATGCACGGAAGGTGTTTGATGGAATGTGTGACAGAGATGTTGTTGCTTGGAATGCAATGATAGCGGGGGCTTCACTTCATGGGTTGTATGAGGAGATGATTGAGCTGGTTGTGCGGATGCAGGATGCTGGATTGGGGTTGAATTCTTCAACTGTTGTGTCGGTTCTTCCTGCTATTGGGGAGTCGAGTGTGTTGAGTAATGGGAAGGCTGTGCATGGGTATTGTGTCAGGAGGGCTTTTAGTGGTGAGGTGATGGTGGGGACTGGACTTTTGGATATGTATGCTAAATGTGGGTGGTTGGAATATGCGCGGAGGATTTTTGGTACAATGGGTGTTAAGAATGAGGTTAGTTGGAGTGCTATGATAGGAGCGTGTGTTATATGTGATTCGACTAGAGAAGCGTTGGCGTTTTATGATCGAATGATAATTGAGAATGCTGTGAATCCGTCACCTGTTGTACTTGGAATTGTTCTCCGTGCTTGTGCTAAGCTGATTGATTTGAGCAAAGGGAGGCGGATTCATGGTTACTTAATGAAAGCAGGGTCTCTTGTGGATCTTATGGTGGGAAACACGCTTCTTTCTATGTATGCCAAGTGTGGGATTATAGACGATGCAACAAAGTTCTTGAATGAAATGGATTGGAAAGATTCAGTTTCTTTTAGTGCTCTCATCTCAGGGTGTGTGCAGAATGGTTATGCGGAGGTGGCATTGAAAACTTTTCAAAGGATGCAGGTATCTAAAATAAGGCCTGATGTAGCGACTATGATAGGTTTTCTCCCTGCATGTTCATATTTAGCTGCCCTACAGCATGGAGCTTGTGGACACAGTTATTCTATTGTGCTTGGATTTACAGCAGATACATCAATTTGTAATGCGCTCACTGACATGTATTGCAAGTGTGGAAAGGTTGATGTTGCTAGGCTTGTGTTCGACAGGATGCATACACGGGATATTGTGTCATGGAATGCAATGATTGTTGGTTATGGCGTTCATGGGCTCGGTACCGAAGCAATTTTGATGTTCAATAAAATGGCGGCGGAAGGTTGGAAACCAGATGATGTAACTTTTATTGGTTTATTATCAGCTTGTAGCCATTCTGGACTGGTTGCTGATGGTAAACGTTTTTTTCTTTCTATGACTCAAGAATTCGAGATCTTTCCTAGGACAGAACACTATTTGTGCATGGTGGATCTTTTGGGTCGTGCTGGACTTCTGAATGAAGCCCAAGATTTCATCAAAATGATGCCAATTCAGCCTGATGTACGTATTTGGAGTGCGCTTCTTGCTGCTTGTAGAGTACATAAGAATGTTGAGTTAGGAGAAGTCGTTTCAAAGAAAGTTCATAGCCTGGGCCCTGAAAGTACTGGAAACTTTGTACTTTTATCTAATATCTACAGTGCTGCTGGAAGATGGGACGATGCAGCTGATGTTAGAAACTTACAAAGGGACTGTGGCTATAAAAAAATGCCCGGATGCAGTTGGGTGGAAATAAATGGGACGATTCATGCTTTTGTTGGCGGAGATAAGTCACACCAGCACTGGGAAGAAATAGTCAAGAAACTAGAGGAACTTCTAGGTGATATAAAGAAGATGGGATACAGTGTAGAATCTAGTTTTGTCCTCCATGATGTCGAAGAGGAGGAGAAAGAACGAATTCTTCTCTACCACAGTGAGAAGTTAGCAGTTGCATTCGCCATTCTTACTCTGAGTCCCAGCAAGCCAATTCTCGTGACTAAGAATTTACGGGTCTGTGGTGATTGTCATTTAGCCTTGACATATATTTCCATGATAGAGAAGCGGGAGATTATTATAAGGGATGCCAGTCGATTTCATCATTTTAGGAGTGGAACTTGCAGCTGTGGGGGTTTCTGGTGA
- the LOC141698221 gene encoding heat stress transcription factor A-4c-like, whose protein sequence is MDGTQGGSNAPAPFLTKTYEMVEDPVTDSIVSWSHNGGRSFIVWNPPEFARYLLPTYFKHNNFSSFVRQLNTYGFRKIDPDRWEFANEEFIRDQRHLLLKIHRRKPIHSHSMHTQGNPSNQLTDIERQEFEDEIERLNREKSMLQLELQSHRQERQAFDIQIRSVGQRLKNIEQRQRQAVTFSSQLLQKSTAARHFENGSRKRRLAVSSFLYDEANTEGNQILTLHNESQNAMSISVLNSELVQNLDSSLQVLERFLHDIGLSLADEVNDYGVHVKTSSFVMAETSASSASSDLNGSPRICVSSLQLKDIHSSPKLAATSDHADSSATSSIYLNIDSRPSGIDVNANLAAAFPSINALNEIREGTTAQVQPSMVNDIFWEQFFTETPRTTGAQEVQSERKMTRGANDEIVLKGQHRFWWSADNASKLTKQMGHLSPTGRL, encoded by the exons ATGGATGGAACACAAGGTGGTTCAAATGCACCAGCACCTTTTCTTACAAAGACTTATGAGATGGTGGAAGATCCGGTGACAGACTCTATTGTCTCTTGGAGTCATAATGGTGGACGTAGCTTCATTGTCTGGAATCCCCCCGAGTTTGCTCGTTATTTGCTTCCGACTTACTTCAAGCACAACAATTTCTCCAGCTTTGTTAGACAACTCAATACATAT GGTTTTAGAAAGATCGATCCTGATAGGTGGGAGTTTGCAAATGAGGAATTTATCAGGGATCAGAGACATCTTCTACTAAAAATTCATCGTCGCAAGCCAATTCATAGCCATTCTATGCACACCCAGGGGAATCCTTCTAATCAGTTGACTGATATAGAAAGACAGGAGTTTGAGGATGAAATAGAGAGGCTAAATCGCGAAAAGAGTATGCTTCAATTAGAGTTACAGAGCCATAGACAGGAGAGACAAGCATTTGATATTCAAATAAGATCAGTAGGGCAGCGTTTGAAGAACATTGAGCAGCGACAGCGACAAGCAGTGACTTTTTCTTCCCAATTGCTGCAGAAATCTACTGCTGCACGCCATTTTGAAAACGGTAGTAGGAAGAGAAGGTTGGCAgtatcatctttcttgtatgatgAAGCCAATACAGAAGGAAACCAAATCTTAACTTTGCATAATGAAAGTCAGAATGCAATGTCAATATCTGTGTTAAATTCGGAGTTGGTACAAAATTTGGATTCATCCTTACAGGTCCTGGAGAGGTTTCTGCACGACATTGGTTTAAGTTTAGCTGATGAAGTCAATGATTATGGTGTACATGTAAAAACTTCATCATTTGTCATGGCAGAAACGAGTGCATCTTCTGCTAGTTCAGATCTCAATGGCTCGCCTAGGATATGTGTATCATCCCTTCAGTTGAAGGATATTCATTCATCTCCCAAGTTGGCTGCTACTTCAGATCATGCAGACAGCTCTGCGACATCATCAATCTATCTAAATATTGATTCTAGGCCCTCAGGAATCGATGTAAATGCAAATCTTGCTGCTGCATTTCCCAGTATAAATGCTTTAAATGAGATAAGAGAAGGGACTACAGCTCAAGTTCAACCAAGCATGGTTAATGATATATTCTGGGAACAATTCTTCACAGAGACTCCACGTACTACTGGTGCTCAAGAAGTTCAGTCAGAAAGAAAGATGACACGTGGAGCAAACGATGAAATTGTTCTAAAGGGTCAACACAGATTTTGGTGGAGTGCAGATAATGCAAGTAAGCTCACAAAACAGATGGGGCATCTCTCTCCCACTGGAAGACTTTGA